Below is a genomic region from Alphaproteobacteria bacterium CG11_big_fil_rev_8_21_14_0_20_39_49.
ATTTTGCAATTATGTCAGCACAAAAAGAAGATTTATCGCAATTTCGTAAGCAAATTGATAAAATTGATGATAAAATCATATCTCTTTTGCAAGAAAGAATGGAGATAGTAAAGCAGGTCGGCAAGTATAAATCCCAAAACAGCCCTACGCAGAATTTCATAAGGGCGGGGCGTGAAGCTGCAATGCTGCGTGATTTGACCAAAAAAGCAAATAATAGTTTCCCCCCTGCCGCTATAGCCACTATCTGGCGAATGATAATCTCTACATCATTATGCACCGAGCAGGAGATGTCCATAAGTGCTTATGCAGATTCCGACCATAATGATTGCTATTGGCACGCAAGGGAGTATTACGGAACATTTGTAAAGACTACATGCGAGAAATCTACACAGCAAGTTATAGATAACGTAGCATCGGGCAATGCTTCCATAGGTATGCTACCTTTGCTCGATATATCCCAAAAACCATGGTGGGACAGACCGCAAGACGAGAAAAATAATATATATATATTTGCACGTATTCCTTTTATAGAAAGCAGTGATGACAGGTCAAAACCAAGTCTGGCAATTGCTAATGTTATGCCTGAAAAGACCGATGACGACGTTTCGATAATATCATTTTGCGGCTCATGTGATAACGAGGTTATTATTGACATTCTTAAAGGCTTTGACCTGAACGCTACTATTCTCGCAAGAAAAAACGATGCGCGCCTCATACAGGTGGATAGGTTCTTAGAGGTCGGCAGTTCGGTATTAAAAGACATTAATTTGTCGTTCAATAAGGTAGATAACCGTTCATATATAAGGCTTATGGGTTCTTATGCGGTTCTTATGCGGTTCCTATAAGGCTGTAGCTTTCGTCATGCTGAATTTATTTCAGCATCTCTAACGTGGCAAAGTAGATGCTGAAACAAGTTCAGCATGACAAAAATTCAAGATTTCAGTGCAATTTTTACAAAAGCTATGTTTACCGAACACTCCCAAATTAATCATTTGTTAACCATTTCCCTGTAACATATAAGTTACACAAGTGATATGTGCTGATATTGAGGTTAGTATGCCTTTATTTATGGTTTTAGATGATAATGAAATAGCCCGTGAGGTAGCGTCCAAGGTTCTTTCCCAATTACATGTCCACCCCGTTGAAATGGCTGACAGCGAAGCTGCATTGGAATACTGCAAAGAAAAGACACCAGACCTGATAATACTTGACATTATGATGCCTAAAATGGACGGTATAGAGTTTTTACGTGAGTTCCGTAATATTCAGGGGAACAAAAGGACATATGTTATTGCCTGTTCTGCAAGAAATGACGAGGCTACGGTTCATAAAATGACCAAACTTGGTATAAATGACTATATCCTAAAACCGTTCTCACCTGAAATGCTTGAAACAAAACTGATAAAATCCGGTCTTCTTGACTAAGTTGAACAAAGTAAATCCCACCAAATATTGCCAACTATAAAAAACTATGTTAGTTAGCATTTGTTATTTATAGCCAATTCATTTGTTTTTTTAAGGATTGTAATTGAACATCAAAATACGGCTATGCAACAATGGCTTGGTATAGTAATGTGAACGACTCGGATTATTTTAGATAAGTCTTTAAAAACAATATATTAAAGTATAAAAATTATGGCATTGAAAATTATTCCTTCTGACACCAAGATAAATTTTATTCAAAATAAAATTTTAGCGTTCGCTTTTTCTGCATTTTTGCTATGTGCGACAATTTTCCTACTTGCAACCAAGGGGCTTAATTTCGGTATCGACTTTACAGGCGGCATATTGATAGATGCAAAATTCGAGCAGCCTGTAGAACTGGGCAAGATGCGTGACCTTTTAAAAGGTGCCGATATAGGTGACGTATCATTGCAGACTTTCGGCGAGCCTAATGACATACTTATCCGTGTCGGTGAAAATTCGGATATTGAGTCCGACAGGATAGTAATTATA
It encodes:
- a CDS encoding two-component system response regulator, with the protein product MICADIEVSMPLFMVLDDNEIAREVASKVLSQLHVHPVEMADSEAALEYCKEKTPDLIILDIMMPKMDGIEFLREFRNIQGNKRTYVIACSARNDEATVHKMTKLGINDYILKPFSPEMLETKLIKSGLLD